Part of the Bacillus cereus group sp. RP43 genome is shown below.
TAATGAGACAGGTGAATTTAAGCTAGATGATGTAGAGTGCGCTGGCACAATTTGCTATGATATTCGTTTTCCGGAGTGGATGCGTGTTCATACTGCTAAAGGTGCAAAAGTTTTATTTGTTGTAGCAGAATGGCCATTAGTACGTTTAGGGCATTGGCGTTTGCTTTTACAGGCGAGAGCAGTTGAAAATCAGTGTTATGTTGTAGCATGTAATAGGGCAGGAAAGGATCCGAATAATGAGTTTGCAGGTCATTCTTTAATTGTCGATCCGTGGGGTGAAGTTGTAGTAGAGGCAGATGAAGAGGAATCTATTTTATTTGGAGAGCTTAAATTCGAGAAAATTAAAGAGGTTCGCAAAGGAATTCCAGTTTTTGCAGATCGTCGTCCAGAATTATACAAATAAAATGTTGACAAGTGATTTTTATTCTTGGTATAGTCTTCATCATAAAGTTAAAGATTCTAAAAATTATAAAACTCTTATCAAGAGCAGGTGGAGGGATTTGGCCCGATGAAGCCCAGCAACCGACCGTAATACCATTGTGAAATGGGGCGTTTATGACGCCAAAAGGCACGGTGCTAATTCCAGCAGAAAGTAAACTTTCTGGCAGATAAGAGGGGAGAAGATAAACTTCAAACCTCTTTCTTTGTGGGAAGAGGTTTTTTTGTGCTAGAAAAACCTCTGAATTAAAAGGGGGAGAAGACGATGGGATATTATTCATTAACAGAAGTAACAGCTGTACACTACGCAAAAGAACATGGATACTTTGAAAAGAAAGCGAATGTAATCTGCCATGAAATTGGAGATGGCAATTTAAATTACGTATTCAAATTAGATGATGGAGAAAAGACGATTATATTAAAACAAGCACTTCCATATGCAAAAGTAGTTGGTGAGAGCTGGCCATTGTCAATAAAAAGAGCAACGATTGAAAGTAAAGCATTACAAATTTTCGCGAAGTATGTACCGGAATACGTTCCAGAAGTATACAGTCATGATGAGGAGTTGGCATTGACAGTAATAGAAGATTTATCAAGACTAACGATTACAAGAAAAGGATTAATAGACGGAGAAGAGTATCCTCTTTTATCCCAGCATATTGGTCGTTTTCTAGCACATGTTTTATTTTATACTTCAGATTTCGGTTTACAGTCAGAAGAGAAGAGGGTACTAGAGGGTACATTTGTAAACCCAGACCTTAGCAAAATTACAGAAGATTTAGTGTTTACAGATCCGTTTAGTCATTATGATACGAATGATTATGAACCAGAGCTACAACTAGTGGTTGATGAACTGTGGAGTGATAAAAATTTAAAATTAAAAGTAGCACAGTATAAGTATAAGTTTTTAACGAGAAAAGAAGCTCTCATACACGGAGATTTACATACTGGTAGTATATTTTCATCACCTTCTGAAACGAAAGTAATTGATCCAGAATTTGCAACGTACGGTCCATTTGGATTTGACATCGGTCAATTTATTGCAAATTTATTATTAAATGCTTTATCTAGAGAAGAAGAAGAGAGAAATGTACTATTTTTCCATATAGAGAAGACATGGAGTTATTTTGTAGAAGCTTTTACGAGGTTATGGATTGGAGAAGGTGTAGAAGCATATACGAAAGAAAAACAATGGTTACCGATTATTTTACAAAATATCTTTACTGATGCTGTCGGATTTGCTGGATGTGAACTTATTCGTAGAACAATTGGCTTAGCGCATGTAGCGGATTTAGATGAAATAGCAAATAAAGAAAAAA
Proteins encoded:
- the mtnK gene encoding S-methyl-5-thioribose kinase, translated to MGYYSLTEVTAVHYAKEHGYFEKKANVICHEIGDGNLNYVFKLDDGEKTIILKQALPYAKVVGESWPLSIKRATIESKALQIFAKYVPEYVPEVYSHDEELALTVIEDLSRLTITRKGLIDGEEYPLLSQHIGRFLAHVLFYTSDFGLQSEEKRVLEGTFVNPDLSKITEDLVFTDPFSHYDTNDYEPELQLVVDELWSDKNLKLKVAQYKYKFLTRKEALIHGDLHTGSIFSSPSETKVIDPEFATYGPFGFDIGQFIANLLLNALSREEEERNVLFFHIEKTWSYFVEAFTRLWIGEGVEAYTKEKQWLPIILQNIFTDAVGFAGCELIRRTIGLAHVADLDEIANKEKRIQAKKQALYLGKELIKYESKSADIQLFRTLFQQTVGGVKA